A single region of the Streptomyces sp. AM 4-1-1 genome encodes:
- a CDS encoding inorganic phosphate transporter, producing MEHITLLLAIVIATALVFDFTNGFHDTANAMATTISTGALKPKTAVAMSAVLNLVGAFLSVEVARTISGGIINESGIRTEVIFAALVGAILWNLLTWLVGLPSSSSHALFGGLIGAAVMSAGWSSVNGGTVVTKVLLPAVAAPVVAGIAALLATRLTYRIGGKIRGGAQEKAAAKGYRAGQIASAGLVSLAHGTNDAQKTMGIITLALVTGGVLSPGSNPPVWVIVAAGTAIALGTYLGGWRIIRTMGSGLTELRPPQGFAAQTSAATVILASSHLGFSLSTTQSCSGAVMGAGLGRRGGAVRWSTATRMFVAWGLTLPAAGLVGAGAEFLTQQGTWGVVVVAALLAAGSGAIWALSRRRPVGHGDVAPSGAAPEDPAAEPAGVVTTAIAAVSPPPTAGVLAAELKATIPAPAPAPAATDPARPATV from the coding sequence ATGGAACACATCACGCTGCTGCTCGCGATCGTGATCGCGACAGCTCTAGTGTTCGATTTCACGAACGGTTTCCACGACACCGCGAACGCGATGGCGACGACCATCTCGACCGGCGCACTCAAGCCCAAGACCGCGGTGGCCATGTCCGCCGTTCTCAACCTCGTCGGCGCCTTCCTGTCCGTGGAGGTCGCCAGGACGATCTCCGGCGGGATCATCAACGAGAGCGGGATCAGGACGGAGGTCATCTTCGCCGCGCTCGTCGGCGCCATCCTGTGGAATCTGCTGACCTGGCTGGTCGGCCTGCCGTCCAGTTCCTCCCACGCGCTCTTCGGCGGCCTCATCGGCGCCGCGGTGATGTCCGCGGGCTGGTCGTCCGTCAACGGCGGCACCGTCGTCACCAAGGTGCTGCTCCCCGCCGTCGCCGCCCCGGTCGTCGCGGGGATCGCCGCGCTGCTGGCCACCCGGCTCACGTACCGGATCGGCGGGAAGATCCGGGGCGGGGCGCAGGAGAAGGCCGCCGCCAAGGGCTACCGCGCCGGGCAGATCGCCTCGGCCGGTCTCGTCTCACTCGCCCACGGGACCAACGACGCCCAGAAGACCATGGGCATCATCACGCTCGCGCTGGTCACCGGCGGGGTCCTCTCCCCCGGCTCCAACCCGCCCGTGTGGGTCATCGTCGCCGCCGGGACCGCCATCGCGCTGGGCACCTATCTCGGTGGCTGGCGCATCATCCGCACCATGGGCAGCGGCCTCACCGAACTGCGGCCGCCGCAGGGATTCGCCGCGCAGACCAGCGCGGCCACCGTCATCCTGGCCTCCTCGCACCTCGGCTTCTCCCTCTCCACCACACAGTCCTGCTCCGGTGCCGTGATGGGCGCGGGCCTCGGCCGCCGGGGCGGTGCGGTCCGCTGGTCCACGGCCACCCGGATGTTCGTCGCCTGGGGCCTGACCCTGCCGGCCGCCGGTCTGGTGGGCGCGGGCGCGGAGTTCCTGACGCAGCAGGGCACCTGGGGTGTGGTCGTGGTCGCCGCGCTGCTGGCCGCGGGTTCCGGCGCCATCTGGGCGCTGTCCCGCCGCCGTCCGGTCGGCCACGGCGACGTCGCTCCCTCGGGCGCAGCCCCCGAGGACCCGGCCGCCGAGCCCGCGGGCGTCGTCACCACCGCCATCGCCGCCGTCAGCCCCCCGCCGACCGCCGGGGTCCTGGCCGCCGAACTCAAGGCCACCATCCCGGCCCCCGCGCCGGCCCCGGCGGCCACCGACCCGGCCCGCCCCGCCACGGTCTAG